Proteins from a single region of Desulfurella sp.:
- a CDS encoding transposase, translated as MRYKQPFKKRDDLSKKIKIIESIPGVGRVLSSTIMGFLPEIKDISKKQAFSLIGIAPFSKESGKVKKKGKITGGRFQVRKALYMANISAIKSNKQIKEFYLKLKSKDKPGRVCIVACMNKLMRIIHACLRNNTFWEEDYVTKQSVA; from the coding sequence ATACGATATAAACAGCCTTTTAAAAAAAGAGATGACTTAAGTAAAAAGATTAAAATCATTGAAAGTATACCAGGGGTAGGCCGAGTCTTGTCTTCCACAATAATGGGGTTCTTGCCAGAGATTAAAGATATCTCTAAGAAACAAGCCTTTAGTTTAATTGGTATAGCTCCATTTAGCAAAGAAAGCGGCAAAGTCAAGAAAAAAGGCAAAATAACAGGAGGAAGATTTCAGGTTAGGAAAGCTTTGTACATGGCTAATATAAGTGCCATAAAATCTAATAAGCAAATAAAAGAATTTTATTTGAAACTTAAATCAAAGGATAAGCCAGGCAGAGTATGCATCGTTGCCTGCATGAATAAACTTATGAGAATCATTCATGCTTGTTTAAGAAACAATACTTTCTGGGAGGAAGACTATGTGACAAAGCAAAGCGTTGCGTAA
- a CDS encoding transposase, with amino-acid sequence MYVGLDISKEEIYVGTNVNKKTFKVENNEKGFKKLLEFVRSLESLEAVVSESSGGYEKAVCYFLAENNIPFAVVNPKNVRRYADAMGILAKSDSIEICVIACFASTIKPKPTNLIDKDIVELKELLRRREQIIGHIGFRKEQAFFSRCKD; translated from the coding sequence ATGTATGTAGGGTTGGATATCTCTAAAGAAGAGATTTATGTAGGAACCAATGTTAACAAAAAGACCTTTAAGGTAGAAAACAACGAAAAAGGCTTTAAAAAGCTTCTTGAGTTTGTTAGATCCCTGGAATCTTTAGAAGCTGTTGTCTCAGAATCATCTGGCGGGTATGAAAAGGCTGTTTGCTATTTTCTGGCAGAAAACAATATACCATTTGCGGTTGTAAATCCGAAAAATGTAAGAAGGTATGCAGATGCAATGGGTATACTGGCTAAAAGCGACAGTATTGAGATTTGCGTAATTGCCTGTTTTGCTAGTACTATTAAGCCAAAGCCAACAAATCTCATAGACAAAGACATAGTAGAGCTTAAAGAGCTCTTAAGAAGAAGAGAGCAGATTATAGGTCATATTGGCTTTAGAAAAGAACAGGCTTTCTTTAGCAGATGCAAAGATTAA